AACTTGGACATCCGATGTCCAAGTGGACACTGGATGTCCAAGTTCCCCTTCCTCTTGAATACGTTTGCGAACTGAAAATTGACGGATTTAAAATTATTCTGACTTACGAAAAAGGGATTCTGAAAACCGCCGCCACCAGAGGCGACGGAGTGATCGGAGAAGACGTCACTCAAAACATCAAGACGGTGGAAAGTGTGCCTTTAAAGCTGGAAAAAGAAGTTGATGTGGTGGTGGAAGGAGAAATCTGGATGAGCAAGAAGGAGTTTGAAAGGCTGAATAAAGAGCAGGAAAAAGCCGGTTTGCCGCTCTTCGCCAATCCACGCAACGCTGCCGCCGGCTCCATCCGCCAATTGGACCCGAAAATCGCCGCTTCCAGAAAACTGGACAGCTTCGTCTATGATTTGGCCTGGGCGGATTTTCCGCTGCCGGAAACGCAGGCGGAAGAATTGGAAACTTTGAAAAATCTCGGCTTTAAAGTCAACAAAAATCACCGCCTATGCCGGAATATCGGCGAAGTTATTGAGTACTGGAAAGAATGGCAGAAGAAAAAAGACAAAGAAGATTACTGGATAGACGGCGTGGTACTCAAGCTCAACAATCGCGAGTGGCAGGAAAAGCTGGGTTATACAGGCAAGGCGCCGCGCTTCGCCATCGCCTTCAAATTTCCAGCCGAGCAGGTGACGACGGTGGTGGAAGATATTGTGGTGCAAGTGGGTCGCACCGGCGCGCTGACTCCGGTGGCGCATCTCAGGCCGGTTTCCGTGGCGGGAACTACTGTCAGCCGGGCGACTCTGCACAACGTGGAAGAAATAAAACGGCTGGGGTTGAAGATAGGCGATACGGTCATCATCCAGAAGGCGGGCGACGTGATACCGGAAGTGGTGAAGGTTTTGGCGGAACTGCGGACGGGCAAAGAGAAAAATTTCAAAATGCCGGGAAACTGCCCGATGTGCGACAGCAAATTGGAACAGGAAGAAGGCAGCCCTATTATCAAATGTGTCAACAAAAATTGCCCCTCGCGACACCGCCGGGGACTGTATTATTTTGTTTCCAGAAAGGCTTTTAACATTGAAAGGCTTGGGCCGAAAATAATAGACACGCTCTTGGACAACAACCTAATTTCCGACGCCGGCGATTTGTTTGACCTCAAAGAAGGAGACTTGTCGCCGCTGGAAAGATTCGGGGAAAAGTCGGCTAAAAATATAATAGATTCAATAAACAGCCGGCGGGAAATAACTTTGGAAAGATTTTTGACGGCCATCGGCATAACTCACGTAGGCGAAGAAACAGCTATTCTTTTGGCAAATAAATTTCCGGCCGATGAAAAAAGGTTTATAAAAATTTATGGAAATTTGTCGCTGGAATATCTGCAGAAAATAGAGGGTGTCGGGCCGAAAGTGGCGCAAAGCGTTTATGACTGGTTTAAAGACAAGCATAATGTAAAATTTTTGGAAAAAATTTTGAGCAAGATAAAAATTATTGTTCCGGGAAAGGAAGCGCCTGTATCGGGGAAAGTCGCCGGCAATACTTTTGTTTTAACCGGTTCGCTGGAATCAATGGAGAGAGAAGAAGCGAAGGAAAAAATAAGAGCGTTGGGTGGGCGCGTCGCCGAAACGGTTTCCAAAAAAACCAATTATGTGGTGGCCGGACGCGAACCAGGCTCAAAATACGAAAAGGCTAAAGAATTGGGAGTCAAAATTTTGAACGAGCGGGAATTCTTAGTCCTATTGAGCTAATTCCGGCTGGAAA
The Candidatus Paceibacter sp. DNA segment above includes these coding regions:
- the ligA gene encoding NAD-dependent DNA ligase LigA: MQKTHDPKTRIEKLRELINHHRYLYHVLDRQEISEAALDSLKHELAELEKQCPQYITPDSPTQRVGGQPLDKFTKITHKVRQWSFDDIFTEQEAVDFDERIKRMLAKELGHPMSKWTLDVQVPLPLEYVCELKIDGFKIILTYEKGILKTAATRGDGVIGEDVTQNIKTVESVPLKLEKEVDVVVEGEIWMSKKEFERLNKEQEKAGLPLFANPRNAAAGSIRQLDPKIAASRKLDSFVYDLAWADFPLPETQAEELETLKNLGFKVNKNHRLCRNIGEVIEYWKEWQKKKDKEDYWIDGVVLKLNNREWQEKLGYTGKAPRFAIAFKFPAEQVTTVVEDIVVQVGRTGALTPVAHLRPVSVAGTTVSRATLHNVEEIKRLGLKIGDTVIIQKAGDVIPEVVKVLAELRTGKEKNFKMPGNCPMCDSKLEQEEGSPIIKCVNKNCPSRHRRGLYYFVSRKAFNIERLGPKIIDTLLDNNLISDAGDLFDLKEGDLSPLERFGEKSAKNIIDSINSRREITLERFLTAIGITHVGEETAILLANKFPADEKRFIKIYGNLSLEYLQKIEGVGPKVAQSVYDWFKDKHNVKFLEKILSKIKIIVPGKEAPVSGKVAGNTFVLTGSLESMEREEAKEKIRALGGRVAETVSKKTNYVVAGREPGSKYEKAKELGVKILNEREFLVLLS